The following coding sequences lie in one Kamptonema formosum PCC 6407 genomic window:
- a CDS encoding GUN4 domain-containing protein → MAVECPICQNTLTEQQATICPRCAWDLTLYSFTPDDISKALIKQIDWARQMWKSQQKYLQEIELLKSSYNNVFSDIGALVKHGFLGGDCWKEANILTAKEIAKNAKNDHYYTPPLSKTIRILTPSFINSLDCELLSNIDKAWADNNKNKLGWGFRVQKSIFEKILRTYEDEDEDFIWSLFTVKVGWKQPTDQKYYKSLGNKYDFLCNRDYVKDSRNYKCFSFLKLSTEKSYCEGYFPLLNWLTDNTPAHTWEQKLINGQEGYQEGYKGFKSLMDRLTECSIG, encoded by the coding sequence ATGGCTGTTGAATGTCCTATTTGCCAAAATACACTTACAGAGCAGCAAGCTACAATCTGTCCTAGATGTGCTTGGGATTTAACTCTGTATTCTTTCACCCCTGATGATATTAGCAAAGCACTGATAAAACAAATAGATTGGGCTAGACAGATGTGGAAGAGTCAACAAAAATATCTACAAGAAATTGAATTATTAAAATCATCTTATAATAATGTATTTTCTGATATTGGAGCTTTAGTAAAACATGGTTTTCTTGGTGGTGACTGCTGGAAAGAAGCAAATATATTAACAGCCAAGGAGATTGCTAAAAATGCTAAGAATGACCATTATTACACTCCTCCTTTATCAAAAACAATTAGAATTCTCACTCCTTCATTTATTAATAGTTTAGATTGTGAATTACTTTCTAATATTGATAAGGCTTGGGCAGATAATAACAAAAATAAACTTGGTTGGGGTTTTAGGGTACAAAAGTCAATTTTTGAAAAAATTTTAAGGACTTATGAAGATGAAGATGAAGATTTTATCTGGTCATTGTTTACTGTTAAGGTTGGCTGGAAACAACCAACAGATCAAAAATATTATAAGTCTTTAGGCAATAAATATGATTTTTTATGCAATAGAGACTATGTTAAAGACAGTAGAAACTATAAATGTTTTAGTTTTTTAAAGTTGTCAACAGAAAAGAGCTATTGTGAAGGATATTTTCCTCTATTAAATTGGCTTACAGATAACACTCCAGCTCATACTTGGGAACAAAAGCTAATTAATGGTCAAGAAGGTTATCAAGAAGGTTATAAGGGCTTTAAGTCTTTAATGGACAGATTAACTGAGTGCAGTATAGGGTAA